One segment of Candidatus Falkowbacteria bacterium DNA contains the following:
- a CDS encoding response regulator, which yields MKILIIDDNNDNLEAAKKLLTDHEVITANSYEAAEELLIGDDHFSRRKDSNVPVENFDLVITDLFMPASPTGLGDKSMAGQETPYGFVLALLCLRLGINKIAIMTDSNHHKNPISWALDNLGGNDSKPFKVNETTMLFASNLIIWDNQRCDQGLPFIKDYERALKLILNSK from the coding sequence ATGAAAATATTAATAATCGATGATAACAACGATAATCTTGAAGCGGCCAAAAAACTATTGACTGATCACGAAGTGATTACAGCTAATAGCTATGAAGCAGCTGAAGAATTATTAATCGGCGACGATCACTTTTCTCGTAGAAAAGACTCTAATGTCCCGGTGGAGAATTTTGATTTAGTTATAACGGATTTATTCATGCCTGCTAGTCCCACTGGCTTAGGCGATAAATCTATGGCAGGGCAAGAAACCCCTTATGGTTTTGTTCTGGCTTTGTTATGCCTTAGATTAGGCATTAATAAAATCGCTATTATGACTGATTCTAATCATCATAAGAATCCTATTTCCTGGGCGCTTGATAATCTTGGCGGTAACGACAGTAAACCATTTAAGGTTAACGAAACAACTATGTTGTTTGCCAGTAACCTTATTATCTGGGATAACCAGAGATGTGATCAGGGCCTGCCCTTTATAAAAGACTATGAAAGGGCACTCAAGCTTATCTTGAACAGCAAATAG